A genomic stretch from Ovis canadensis isolate MfBH-ARS-UI-01 breed Bighorn chromosome 5, ARS-UI_OviCan_v2, whole genome shotgun sequence includes:
- the LOC138441865 gene encoding LOW QUALITY PROTEIN: FUN14 domain-containing protein 1 (The sequence of the model RefSeq protein was modified relative to this genomic sequence to represent the inferred CDS: substituted 1 base at 1 genomic stop codon): MATQNLPPQEYESDGDFYEVLDLTEYARRQHWWNQVFGHSSRPIVEKYSVQSLIVTQIVEGGVSGWCAGFLFQKVQKLAANAVGGGFLLQIAGHGGYMQINXKRAEKDVNKEKGRMKKRANKAAPQINTIIEEAAEFVRQNIVVSRGFAGGFLPGLES; encoded by the exons ATGGCGACCCAGAACCTCCCTCCCCAAGAATATGAAAGTGATGGTGACTTTTACGAAGTGTTGGATTTAACTGAGTATGCCAGAAGACAACACTGGTGGAATCAAGTGTTTGGCCACAGCTCCAGACCTATCGTAGAAaaatactcagttcagtcgctca TAGTCACCCAGATTGTAGAGGGTGGAGTGAGTGGCTGGTGTGCGGGATTTTTGTTCCAGAAAGTTCAGAAACTTGCAGCAAATGCAGTAGGTGGTGGCTTTCTTCTTCAGATTGCCGGTCACGGTGGCTATATGCAGATCAACTAGAAAAGAGCTGAAAAAGAtgtaaacaaagaaaaaggacGGATGAAGAAACGAGCAAATAAGGCAGCACCCCAAATCAATACTATAATAGAAGAAGCAGCAGAATTTGTCAGACAGAACATCGTGGTGTCCAGGGGATTCGCGGGAGGCTTTTTGCCAGGCCTTGAGTCTTAA